A region of the Passer domesticus isolate bPasDom1 chromosome Z, bPasDom1.hap1, whole genome shotgun sequence genome:
GAAAGGTAGGATTCCCTTAGCACAAACTGGATAAAGGATGAAAAGATGTAAGATTGAAAGAATGTAAGAAAACTACAACTCTGATGATGCACTGCTTGCTTACACAATAATATAAAGACAAGACTGGCCGGCTCTTCTAGCAACAAAGACATGAAAAAATAACACTAATCATCACTTTTATGTTGTACACCTCTCAGACTAGCAAATGCTTTAACTAGACAGCTACCCAGATTAGAAGTTACTGGGAGTCATAAATTGGACATATTACACTAATGATTTTTTGCACCAGAACAAATATTTCATACATTGTATTAGTCTGTTCTGACTTAGCAGTCTATAGCTCCCAGAAAAAAGCAGTCTGAAAAACCATATTTCAGAGGAACAAAATTGATTAGAATAGCAAAAGCCGTGCTTTTGTACTGATGACAATTCATTACTCTTTTCACAGGCTCTGGTCCTGTAAATCCTAATGTTAGTGGTCCCACCTGGTATCACCGGGACCACTTCTTGTAGTAAGACAGAGTTGGCAGAATCAGGCTACTATGAGGGCAAAAGCACTGTATAAGTCCACTAACATATCTGGGAAAATTGTGatgaaaaaacaaataaacaaaaaaagctATCCTACTGAAAAAGTTTTATGTAACACAAAGAATACTCATGGAACTCactaatatataaaataatagaCATTTACAGCTCAATATTACCATGACATTCTAAGGtgctaaaaaaataattaaagaaaaagctCTACAAGTATTATCCAGTGTAGTACAGATTTGTACTGAAAACTTGTAAGTTActctttggagaaaaaaaaaccaacagtgGCAGATgaaagtgggatttttttttaaaatataatacctTGGTATATTTAATAAAAGTGAGCTCTAAAAAAGATCTCTCTTTCACATATTATACAAAATGGAGAGGTTAGTGCAACCCACTGGGTCACATTTTTTTGAGTCATGTCTCAGAAGATTAGAAATTAGTAAATTATGTAATTTTCACAGCTTATCTTCATGTTGGTAACAGAATCCATTTGTGTCCCATAATTTTTGTGAATTTGTTTTCCAGTAGGAACCTCAATGTTTGTTCTGTCTGTTTCCTCTACAGATGAACATTATCCAATGTCTTACAATACAATACAATGAATCCAAAAACTATCAAAGCACACCAACATTCGTTTGGCAGGTGGTTCTCCTCTGAAAGCATTTGCTTTATTTAATGGAATCTGCCAAATAGAGACCTTATTACAATGTAATTTATGGATGTTCTCCCCCTGCTTTCTGACAGCATGGAGGTGAAAATTCTGTTTACAATATTCCTGAGTGCCAAACTGAATCATCAACTTCAGTTTTGATCAACAATCATTCTGGCAGATAACACCAAATTCTGACCACGGTTGTAGTATGTGACATATACTTTGGAAATCTTTgcctacatttaaaaaaaaaaaaagaaaataaaaaatctgtaacaaaactgaaaatgccccagccccccctgcaccccaccccccctcccaaaaaaaaaaaagagaaaaaaaattagagagaggaaaagaaagggagTGAGCAAGAGAGAAAGAGACTGCCGTTTTCATTGTTATGTGTCAGGAGAATGTTCTTCTACCATACAAGGCTCTGTTGTTTGgttctcctcctcttccactTCTTCCCCTACTTGCTCATCAAGAGGAATTTCAGTGGATTCTGAATCCTGGGTGCAAAGAGTCTTGGAGTCACTGAAGCTGGTGTCTTCTTCTACTTGACTTCCACTGTCCTTTTCAGTGTCTGATTCACCATCTTCCTCCAGCGTTAATTCAAACTGGAATTTTTCAGTTTGACCCTGCTTtccctcttccttttcttcaggagcaggagagggacttCTAGGGATTGTGCTCTGGTACCATTCTCGATTGTCCTCCAGTGTATCTAAGATATCCTGGGCATCTGGGTGAACGAGATCTGCCCATGTCTCCCACAAAGGATGAACAATGTAGTCTATAAAACCCACCTGTTTCAAATAATGCAAGAATATAATTACTCACAGAGAAATGAATAAGTCATGGAAAGTATGAGAAATATAATGCTAGGAAGAAACACAAGATACATTACCCTCAGAGGTGGCTGAAAGGAAACCATACTAATTTATGTAACAGATAAGGTCTTTTACTTTTCAGAAGTCTGATTCAGGATATTGGATAACAGCACGGAAAGGATTTGTTTTCAAGTGAACTGCACATTCCAAACAACTCCACTGCAACTAGTGAGCTAAATACCTCCTTTATATTTAATTACATTATTGAAGGAAACCCCAGTCAGCTGTACCGTAATCTCTTTTGGTACATATGCTGCTTTTCAGGTCAGGACAGTGATGGAATCCCTTCAGCAAACATACTGCCACGCACTATGTTTTCACAGTAAAAGTCTCAATTTGCCTCACTTATTACTGAGGAGCTGACTTAATTAATTTAGaggaagaaaagtaaaaagtGCATTCAGAAATTGTTCAAACATGACTATATACCATCCTTTTCTTCTAAAAGGTTTAACTACATTACCTGTGATTTCTCTACAGATGCATTGTGCTTATCACACATGGGACTTATCTCCATTCCCCTCTCTCGTTCTCGGTCTCCCTGACGGAAAAATTCCTCCATTATTCTATCTGTCCATTGGCGGTAGAGATGGAGTGGCTTGGTAGGGTTGCTCAGATCTGCACAGTGCACCATATTCTGAAGAACCTAGAATACATTGAACACCTGTGGTGTTATTGCACTGAAGACAAGCAGCTCCTTTTCTATTTACATTTCTGTTGACTGTAAAACAAAATCTTGAAAATACGCGTAATGCAAAATATATTCTAAACAGCCAAAACTTATGTGCTTTTGTGCTTTACACACTTGCAGTAATAGCCATGAATTACCTGgcttctgctgcttctgccactATAAAGGTCACAAAATCCTTGTGAGAAAGAGAATCACTTTTCGATAATTTGAAGGGGAGGCCAAAGCCTCATTTAGTCCTGAACTACCGTAGCACTTTGTTTGTCTCCCAGAGAATCACTTAAACCATGTCATTTAGACTAGGGAAGAAACAGAGGGAAGCAGCAAATCATGGTGTGAAAGAGACAGCTCTAATCCATCCTGGAGAATGGGGAAGAAAATGTTATTAAGTGTGTAATACAAGTGAACATTTTCAGATGCATTTCCTTACCTGAATCCTGTCTGAATAGTTATCAAGAAGCAGGACACCAGAACTGGTCACTTTTTTAGTTTCAACCATAGTTTTTAAATCAGCCAATAGATTCATATGCTTAGACATATCTGTTGCAAGTAcctagaaaaaaaacaaacaaaaaaaaaaagaacactaTGTAAATTATTCTACTGGAGTTTTTTGAAACATATAAATTGAACATATAAACCAACATCTTTTGGAAAGAACCTGTAGCTTCTATGTCTGAATACATGACAAAATCATTGTTCAACATTGCTCAGAATGAACTGATCAGCCCAAATTCATTATTAATTGAGTAACAAATTTCTGCCTGTAATGGTAGAATAGCACCATGTCAGTACAAAACCATCTTGAAACAAAAAAGTATGCCTTCCAGAAATGCATAGAAAGTGAGTGAAACTTAAAAGGACCCACTATTTGAATTTGGCTAAGACATGACAAAACTTCAAACTTTCACTGTATTGTTTACAGGCCTGAAGACATATAATTTATCATAAAATGCTTCTGTGCTTTATTATTCAATGTCCTGGCTCTATGGAAGGCAAAGTCTCAAAACTCACAATGTCAATGACCATTTTCCTCAACGATTGTCTCTGTTTTTTGGTCAAATTCTGGAAAATGTCACAATTTTCTTCCTGTAGCAGCTTGAAACCCACAGCCAAGTGATGATTCTCCAGTACTGATGAGTCATTGTACATCAAGGCGAGTTCAGAATCTGCAATAACAATTGCAGGGCAGAACGTTACTAAAGCCTGTGCTTTTACCAAATCCCTTAAGATCTTTTTCAAATTCATTACATGCATAACAAGATTTACAGATAAACTTTTAGAAGCAGTCCTGAAAGTTACTGAGTAACCTACTAGGTCAAGCCAAAGTtgagcaaaacaaagaaaaggctTTGCAATGACGCAGGAACACGTGGCTGGAGTGGCAAGTTagaaaaaatataagaaagGTAATTTTTAGAATAAATTTTCATATCTGCAAGAGGTAACTTAGAAAATAGTATATGCATAATATATGCATAAACACACCTCAACTAAAACACATGTCTTCTCATGCCTCTCTTCATCACAGCACCTAAAATTCTACTGCTAGTGAAGTTTCAGCTTCCCAGCACTTTGACCTCGGAATACACAGCTGAGGCTTTTCTGCAGGTCTGCTGCAGAGCACAAGCTTCTTGATTTTCAAATCATGTCTTTCTGCAGTTATCTAAGATGCTAAGATGCCTAGTGAAGTAGGCTTACAGTCGTTAGTCCATGACAACTGAAGGCTGGTAGGACAGTAACAGCTTAATGTCGTGTGGTGTGAAACTGCAGGCAGTGGCCTTGAATGCTGCCTTGTGTTTGGGCATGGTCAGTCCCTGATGCTGTCTGTAATAGTGTCTTCACTAATGGAATTATTCTTACCTCAGTCACCCATATGGTTGTGAGAATAACACACACTTCCCAGCCATGCCTGTGCTAAGGCACACATGTAAGGTCAACTTAGACCTGCTGAACAGACAGCTCTGAAAAATCAAAGCAGTTATGAAACTGTCTGCACAGCTTTAGCTTTAATCCGGGAATACCGCACAGTCAGCTTGCATATGCTTTAAGATACAGCTTGTAAATAAATCTATCACAAAAAactcaaataatttttatgcGATCATACTCTTCCTGTGCTATATTAACTTCTGTTTACTACAGCTGTTCTAGCCTAAGTCTAAACATACATCAGTCTGTTCCACTCTtagtcttctttt
Encoded here:
- the PDE4D gene encoding 3',5'-cyclic-AMP phosphodiesterase 4D isoform X9, which produces MPEANYLLSVSWGYIKFKRMLNRELTHLSEMSRSGNQVSEYISNTFLDKQHEVEIPSPTQKEKEKKKRPMSQISGVKKLMHSSSLTNSSIPRFGVKTDQEDVLAKELEDLNKWGLQVFRVAELSGNRPLTVIMHTIFQERDLLKTFKIPVDTLITYLMTLEDHYHADVAYHNNIHAADVVQSTHVLLSTPALEAVFTDLEILAAIFASAIHDVDHPGVSNQFLINTNSELALMYNDSSVLENHHLAVGFKLLQEENCDIFQNLTKKQRQSLRKMVIDIVLATDMSKHMNLLADLKTMVETKKVTSSGVLLLDNYSDRIQVLQNMVHCADLSNPTKPLHLYRQWTDRIMEEFFRQGDRERERGMEISPMCDKHNASVEKSQVGFIDYIVHPLWETWADLVHPDAQDILDTLEDNREWYQSTIPRSPSPAPEEKEEGKQGQTEKFQFELTLEEDGESDTEKDSGSQVEEDTSFSDSKTLCTQDSESTEIPLDEQVGEEVEEEENQTTEPCMVEEHSPDT
- the PDE4D gene encoding 3',5'-cyclic-AMP phosphodiesterase 4D isoform X8, translating into MVYLFQESHVSLVLRSPELDTALQFKRMLNRELTHLSEMSRSGNQVSEYISNTFLDKQHEVEIPSPTQKEKEKKKRPMSQISGVKKLMHSSSLTNSSIPRFGVKTDQEDVLAKELEDLNKWGLQVFRVAELSGNRPLTVIMHTIFQERDLLKTFKIPVDTLITYLMTLEDHYHADVAYHNNIHAADVVQSTHVLLSTPALEAVFTDLEILAAIFASAIHDVDHPGVSNQFLINTNSELALMYNDSSVLENHHLAVGFKLLQEENCDIFQNLTKKQRQSLRKMVIDIVLATDMSKHMNLLADLKTMVETKKVTSSGVLLLDNYSDRIQVLQNMVHCADLSNPTKPLHLYRQWTDRIMEEFFRQGDRERERGMEISPMCDKHNASVEKSQVGFIDYIVHPLWETWADLVHPDAQDILDTLEDNREWYQSTIPRSPSPAPEEKEEGKQGQTEKFQFELTLEEDGESDTEKDSGSQVEEDTSFSDSKTLCTQDSESTEIPLDEQVGEEVEEEENQTTEPCMVEEHSPDT
- the PDE4D gene encoding 3',5'-cyclic-AMP phosphodiesterase 4D isoform X10 encodes the protein MFKRMLNRELTHLSEMSRSGNQVSEYISNTFLDKQHEVEIPSPTQKEKEKKKRPMSQISGVKKLMHSSSLTNSSIPRFGVKTDQEDVLAKELEDLNKWGLQVFRVAELSGNRPLTVIMHTIFQERDLLKTFKIPVDTLITYLMTLEDHYHADVAYHNNIHAADVVQSTHVLLSTPALEAVFTDLEILAAIFASAIHDVDHPGVSNQFLINTNSELALMYNDSSVLENHHLAVGFKLLQEENCDIFQNLTKKQRQSLRKMVIDIVLATDMSKHMNLLADLKTMVETKKVTSSGVLLLDNYSDRIQVLQNMVHCADLSNPTKPLHLYRQWTDRIMEEFFRQGDRERERGMEISPMCDKHNASVEKSQVGFIDYIVHPLWETWADLVHPDAQDILDTLEDNREWYQSTIPRSPSPAPEEKEEGKQGQTEKFQFELTLEEDGESDTEKDSGSQVEEDTSFSDSKTLCTQDSESTEIPLDEQVGEEVEEEENQTTEPCMVEEHSPDT
- the PDE4D gene encoding 3',5'-cyclic-AMP phosphodiesterase 4D isoform X11; protein product: MLNRELTHLSEMSRSGNQVSEYISNTFLDKQHEVEIPSPTQKEKEKKKRPMSQISGVKKLMHSSSLTNSSIPRFGVKTDQEDVLAKELEDLNKWGLQVFRVAELSGNRPLTVIMHTIFQERDLLKTFKIPVDTLITYLMTLEDHYHADVAYHNNIHAADVVQSTHVLLSTPALEAVFTDLEILAAIFASAIHDVDHPGVSNQFLINTNSELALMYNDSSVLENHHLAVGFKLLQEENCDIFQNLTKKQRQSLRKMVIDIVLATDMSKHMNLLADLKTMVETKKVTSSGVLLLDNYSDRIQVLQNMVHCADLSNPTKPLHLYRQWTDRIMEEFFRQGDRERERGMEISPMCDKHNASVEKSQVGFIDYIVHPLWETWADLVHPDAQDILDTLEDNREWYQSTIPRSPSPAPEEKEEGKQGQTEKFQFELTLEEDGESDTEKDSGSQVEEDTSFSDSKTLCTQDSESTEIPLDEQVGEEVEEEENQTTEPCMVEEHSPDT